In Candidatus Binatia bacterium, the sequence CCGAGCCCCTCGCGACCATCGCATTCTCCTCATCGACCGCTCGCCTCTGTTCGTGGTCGGCGCGGCGAAGACGTGGGTGATGATCGGCGAGCGTCGCGCCGACGAGGTCATGAAGACGCGCGCGGCGCTCGTGCCCGACGGGGTCGAGCTCCTGCGCGAAGAGGTGAAGCGCGTGGACGCCGCCGGGCGCCGCGTGGAGACCGACCGGGGCAGCCACGCCGGCGATCATCTCGTGATCGCGCTCGGCGCCGAGCTGGACATGGCCGCCGTTTTGGGCCTGGACGCCGCCGCGCATACCTTCTACACGCTGGACGGCGCGGCCCGCATCCGCCAGGCCCTCGAGTCGTTTCAGGGGGGCCGCCTTCTGCTCCTCGTGCCGCGCGTCCCCTTCGCGTGTCCTCCCGCCCCGTACGAGGCGGCCTTCGTGCTGCACGCGCTGCTGGAACGTCGCGGGATCCGGGGCGCCACGCAGCTCGATGTCGTCACCGTCGAGAAGGCGCCGATGACGACCGCCGGCCCGTTCATGGGACGGATGATCGTCGGCCAGCTCGAGTCGCGCGGCATCGGATTTCAAGCGCAGAAGAAGGTGGCGTCGGTCGACGCCAAGGCTCGGGTGGTGACGTTCGAGGACGGAAGCGAGGCGGCGTACGACCTGCTCCTCGCCGTGCCGCCGCATCGGGTCCCGCGGATCCTGGTGGAGGCGGGACTCGCCGAGGCCGGAGGCTGGGTGCGGGTGGATCCCAGGACGCTCGAAGTGCCCGGGGCCGCCGACGTGTACGCGATCGGTGATTCGACCGTGCTGGCGCTTCCCGGGCGCTTCGATCCCGGCGCCCCGCCGCTCGCGCTGCCGAAAGCCGGGGTCTTCGCGGCCGCCGAGGGGGAAGCGGTGGCGGCGCGGATCGCGTCCCGAATCACGAAGGGACCGGAGCCGGCACCTTTCGACGGCCGCGGCTTCTGCTACGTCGAGATGGGCGGGCGGCGCGCCATGCGCGCGGAGGGAGACTTCTTCGCGGAGCCGCATCCGGTGATGGCCTCGCGGGAGCCGAGCGAGGAGCAGTACCGGGACAAGGTGGCCTGGATCGAGGGTTGGCTCAGGCCGCAGCGGGTCTAGGCATCACGCGCCGCCGACCAGCTCCCGCAGCGACTCGATCCGGACATCCCCCTCACGACGGTATCCGATGAAGTGGACGCGCGCCGCGCGGGCCGCGCGGGCATCGAATTCGGAATCGCCGACGTAGCACGCTTCCTCCCGCGCGACACCCGCTTCGCGCAGCACGTGCTCGATCAGGTCGGGCTCGGGTTTTCCCTTCGCGACCAGGTCCACCCCAGCGGCCCAGCTCACGTGCGCCCGCAGCGACGCCAGCTCGAGGAGCCGCTCGACCATCGCCATCGGGGAGTTGCTCGCGACCGCGATCCGCTTTCCCGCGCGCTCCAGGCCGGCGAGCGTCTCCTGGGCCCCCTCCATCGGCTGGATCCACTCCGCGTAGCGGGGAAACTCGCGCGTGTAGTGCCCGATCAGCCGCTCCACCGACCAGTCCGGGAAGAAGCGGCGGCGGTCGGCCTCGACATCCTGACCCCAGCAGGCCGAGAACTCCTCCTGCGTGAGCGGATGCTTGCCATGCGCTTCCAGGGTGCCGTTCAGGAGCCGCCACCAGCACTGGAAGGAATCGACGAGCACGCCGTCGAGGTCGAAGATGACGAGGCTGTAGGGGAGGAGCGAAACCGGCACGACCGCATTGTAAACGAAAGGCCCCGGCGGATCGCTCCGCCGGGGCACTCGATCCAACGTCCATGCCGCGGTCACCAGCCGCAGTAGGGATCTCCGTAGCCTCCGTAGTAGTACCCCGGAGAGCCGAACGAGAGGCTGACGGCGACCCGAGGCCGATGCCGGTAGTGGTGGTAGTAGACCGGACGCACGTAGGCGATGTCGTCGTCGTAGCAGTAAGGATCGCCGACGATGACCTCGCGGTAGCGGGGCCGGTAGTAGGACGCGTAGTACGGCCGGTAGTACGAGCGGTACGCGACCGTTCGGTAATACGGCCGGTATGCGACCGTCCGGTAATGAGGCCGGTGCGCGTATCCGTAGCTCGCCACGCGGTGCCGGCCGCAGGCATGTCCGCGGCCTCGGTTCGCCGAGGCCGTGCCCGGGAGCGCGAGCAGCGTGGCGGCAAGGATCAGCACGGCGGTCGTCAGGGCGAGCCCGCCGCGCCTGTGAAGAACGTTCCGCATCTCATCCTCCTCTGCCGGGATGGTCCCGGCGGTTGCACCCTGCCCACAACTTCAACGCTAGGACGGCTGCGTAGATCGTGCAAGGGTCCAGCGGGCGCCCTCAGGGCCGTTCCGCCCGGTGAGACCGCCGCTTCGCCGCGCTCCGAGCCTGGCTCGAGAGCGCCCGGCGCGACGCGGCCCGATGCGGCTCCCGCTTCAGGGCCCGGCGCGCCGCCTGCGAGCGTCTCGGCGAGGGAGCCCGGGGCGTCCGCTCCCCCTGGCCCTCTTCGTACGCCCGCTCCGCGCTCTGTCGGGTCCTCTCGCTCGCCTGTCCCTTGCGCGGAGGCTTCAAGGGCACGCCGGATCGGCGCGCTTTCGAGAGCCCGATCGCGATCGCCTGCTTCGTGGAGCGCGCTCCGTGCTTTCCCTCGCGAATGTGGTGCATCTCTTCCCGAACGAACTCGCCCGCCGCGGTGGAGGGCTTCTTGCCCTGCTTCAGATCGCGCCGGGCTCTCTGGGTCGTCGCTTTCGATGGCATGGTGATTCTCCTTATCTCCGATCGCGGCCCGCGACCGGCTCCCGCGTGGCGGGCGCGCGATCCAGGTGGCGAAGGATGGCGTCGGAAAAGGCCTGCAGATCGTCCGGCTTCCGCGAGGTGATCAGGTTCCCGTCCTCGACGACCGTCCGGTCCACCCAGGTGGCCCCCGCGTTCACGAGGTCGGTCTTGATCGAAGGCCACGAGGTCACGGTCCTGCCGCGCGCGATTCCCGCCTCGGCGAGCATCCAGGGGGCGTGGCAGACGGCCGCGACCGGCTTGCCGGCGTCGAAGAAGGCGCGCGTGAAGGCGACCATGCGGGGGTCCATGCGCAGCTTGTCGGGCGAATAGCCGCCGGGAATGACGATCGCGTCGAACCCGTCCGCCGAGACCTCGGCGATCGCGCGATCGGCCGTGACGGTCTCCTGGCCCTTCTTCCCTTCGATCCGCTTTCCGGCCTCGGATCCGATGATGGTGATGTCGTGTCCGGCCTCTCGCAGCCGGTCGTAGGGGACGCGAAACTCCGAGTCCTCGAACAGGTCCGCGACGATCATTGCGATTTTGGCCATGGCTCCCTCCTTGGGGCTGGGGTCCGGGCCCAAAAAGGTGCATCGCGCGTGCCGGGGAGGCACGGATCGCGGGGAGCGGGGCAGGAATGAAGAAGGCGCGCCGGAACGACGGCGCGCCTCGCGGGGGACGGCGGTTCGGTAGGCTATGTCCTGTCGGCGCCCCGCGCCCGTCCGTCGGGTGTGCCCATGGCCACCGACTCCGACAGGAGCTCGCGCTGAAGCTCGAGCGCTTTCGGCATATAGGGATCGAGGGTGCGGAAGAACTCGCCCTGCGATCGGATCTCCTCGCTCCACTCCTCGGGCCGCACGGCCGTGGCCTCCATGAAGTCCTCGCTCGCGATCGAGAGCCCCGAGAGATCGAGGTCCCCCTCCCGCGGCACCCAGCCGACGGGGGTCTCGCGGCCGCCCACCGAGCCGAGCGCGCGATCCACGATCCACTTGAGGACCCGCATGTTCTCGCCGTACCCCGGCCAGACGAAGCGGCCGTCCTGGCCCTTGCGGAACCAGTTCACCATGAAGATCTTCGGCGGATAGGGGATCCGGGAGCGCATCTCCAGCCAGTGGCAGAAGTAGTCCCCCATGTTGTAGCCGCAGAAGGGGAGCATCGCCATCGGGTCGCGCCGCACGACGCCCACCTTGCCGGTGGCCGCGGCGGTGGTCTCCGACCCCATCGTCGCGCCCATGTAGACGCCGTGGATCCAGTTGAACGACTGGAGGACGAGGGGAATGGTGCTGGCCCGCCGCCCTCCGAAGATCAGCGCGGAGATCGGCACCCCCTCGGGATCGTTGATCCGCTTGGACAGGTACGGATTGTTCATGGCGGGGGAGCAGAAGCGGCTGTTCGGGTGCGCGGCCGGCTTGCCCGAGGCGGGATCGTACTTCTGCCCCAGCCAGTCGGTGAGCCCCGCGGGCGCCTTCTCGGTCATTCCCTCCCACCACACATCGCCGTCCTCGGTCATGGCCACGTTGGTGAAGATGGTGTCGCGCTCCACGATCCGCATCGCGGTGGGATTCGATGTGCCGCTGGTTCCCGGCGCGACGCCGAAGTAGCCCGCCTCGGGGTTGATCGCCCACAGCCGCCCGTCGTGGCCGACCCGCATCCAGGCGATGTCATCGCCCACGGTCCAGACGCGCCATCCCTGGAAGCGGCGGGGCGGGATCAGCATCGCGAAGTTGGTCTTGCCGCAGGCGCTGGGAAACGCCGCCGCGACGTAGGTGGTCTGCCCCTCGGGACTCTCGACGCCCAGGATCAGCATGTGCTCCGCCAGCCAGTTCTCGCGCCGGCCCAGGTAGGAGCCGAGCCGAAGCGCGAGGCACTTCTTGCCGAGCAGCACGTTGCCGCCGTAGTTGCTGCCCACCGACCAGACCGTGTTGTCCTCGGGGAAGTGGCAGATGAAGCGCCGCTCCGGGTTGATGTCCAGCATCGAGTGGACGCCGCGGCTGAAATCGTTGGAGTCGCCGAGGAGGTCGAGCGCCTGCTTGCCCATGCGGGTCATGATCCGCATGGAGAGGGCGACGTAGACGCTGTCGGTGATCTCGACGCCGACCTTGGAGAAAGGGGAGCCC encodes:
- a CDS encoding type 1 glutamine amidotransferase domain-containing protein, with the protein product MAKIAMIVADLFEDSEFRVPYDRLREAGHDITIIGSEAGKRIEGKKGQETVTADRAIAEVSADGFDAIVIPGGYSPDKLRMDPRMVAFTRAFFDAGKPVAAVCHAPWMLAEAGIARGRTVTSWPSIKTDLVNAGATWVDRTVVEDGNLITSRKPDDLQAFSDAILRHLDRAPATREPVAGRDRR
- a CDS encoding HAD-IA family hydrolase, with protein sequence MPVSLLPYSLVIFDLDGVLVDSFQCWWRLLNGTLEAHGKHPLTQEEFSACWGQDVEADRRRFFPDWSVERLIGHYTREFPRYAEWIQPMEGAQETLAGLERAGKRIAVASNSPMAMVERLLELASLRAHVSWAAGVDLVAKGKPEPDLIEHVLREAGVAREEACYVGDSEFDARAARAARVHFIGYRREGDVRIESLRELVGGA
- a CDS encoding FAD/NAD(P)-binding oxidoreductase; the encoded protein is MGATLILGAGFGGLACARALRARAPRDHRILLIDRSPLFVVGAAKTWVMIGERRADEVMKTRAALVPDGVELLREEVKRVDAAGRRVETDRGSHAGDHLVIALGAELDMAAVLGLDAAAHTFYTLDGAARIRQALESFQGGRLLLLVPRVPFACPPAPYEAAFVLHALLERRGIRGATQLDVVTVEKAPMTTAGPFMGRMIVGQLESRGIGFQAQKKVASVDAKARVVTFEDGSEAAYDLLLAVPPHRVPRILVEAGLAEAGGWVRVDPRTLEVPGAADVYAIGDSTVLALPGRFDPGAPPLALPKAGVFAAAEGEAVAARIASRITKGPEPAPFDGRGFCYVEMGGRRAMRAEGDFFAEPHPVMASREPSEEQYRDKVAWIEGWLRPQRV
- a CDS encoding DUF6496 domain-containing protein; translated protein: MPSKATTQRARRDLKQGKKPSTAAGEFVREEMHHIREGKHGARSTKQAIAIGLSKARRSGVPLKPPRKGQASERTRQSAERAYEEGQGERTPRAPSPRRSQAARRALKREPHRAASRRALSSQARSAAKRRSHRAERP
- a CDS encoding phosphoenolpyruvate carboxykinase (GTP), translated to MNPDVEQTAAGTSLTTNTYLLEWVAETARRCHPDTIEWCDGSDAEKRRLLDRAVAQGILIPLNQKKRPGCYLHRSDPKDVARVEHLTFICTPTKEEAGPTNNWMAPADAYAKLATMLEGSMRGRTMYVVPYVMGPLGSPFSKVGVEITDSVYVALSMRIMTRMGKQALDLLGDSNDFSRGVHSMLDINPERRFICHFPEDNTVWSVGSNYGGNVLLGKKCLALRLGSYLGRRENWLAEHMLILGVESPEGQTTYVAAAFPSACGKTNFAMLIPPRRFQGWRVWTVGDDIAWMRVGHDGRLWAINPEAGYFGVAPGTSGTSNPTAMRIVERDTIFTNVAMTEDGDVWWEGMTEKAPAGLTDWLGQKYDPASGKPAAHPNSRFCSPAMNNPYLSKRINDPEGVPISALIFGGRRASTIPLVLQSFNWIHGVYMGATMGSETTAAATGKVGVVRRDPMAMLPFCGYNMGDYFCHWLEMRSRIPYPPKIFMVNWFRKGQDGRFVWPGYGENMRVLKWIVDRALGSVGGRETPVGWVPREGDLDLSGLSIASEDFMEATAVRPEEWSEEIRSQGEFFRTLDPYMPKALELQRELLSESVAMGTPDGRARGADRT